A stretch of Elephas maximus indicus isolate mEleMax1 chromosome 20, mEleMax1 primary haplotype, whole genome shotgun sequence DNA encodes these proteins:
- the RHO gene encoding rhodopsin: MNGTEGPNFYVPFSNKTGVVRSPFEYPQYYLAEPWQFSMLAAYMFLLIVLGFPINFLTLYVTVQHKKLRTPLNYILLNLAVANHFMVFGGFTTTLYTSLHGYFVFGSTGCNLEGFFATLGGEIALWSLVVLAIERYVVVCKPMSNFRFGENHAIMGVAFTWVMALACAAPPLVGWSRYIPEGMQCSCGIDYYTLKPEVNNESFVIYMFVVHFTIPMTIIFFCYGQLVFTVKEAAAQQQESATTQKAEKEVTRMVIIMVIAFLICWVPYASVAFYIFTHQGSDFGPILMTLPAFFAKSSAIYNPVIYIMMNKQFRNCMLTTICCGKNPFGEEEGSTTASKTETSQVAPA, from the exons ATGAATGGGACAGAAGGCCCGAATTTCTACGTGCCCTTCTCCAACAAGACGGGTGTGGTACGCAGCCCCTTCGAGTACCCGCAGTACTACCTAGCAGAGCCATGGCAGTTCTCCATGCTGGCCGCCTACATGTTCCTGCTTATCGTGCTTGGCTTCCCCATCAACTTCCTCACGCTCTACGTGACCGTGCAGCATAAGAAGCTGCGCACACCACTCAACTACATCCTGCTCAACCTGGCCGTAGCCAACCATTTCATGGTCTTTGGCGGCTTCACCACCACCCTCTATACCTCTCTGCATGGATACTTCGTCTTCGGGTCCACTGGATGCAACCTGGAGGGCTTCTTTGCCACCCTGGGCG GTGAAATCGCCCTGTGGTCCTTGGTGGTCCTGGCCATCGAGCGGTATGTGGTGGTGTGTAAGCCCATGAGCAACTTCCGCTTCGGGGAGAACCACGCCATCATGGGTGTCGCCTTCACCTGGGTCATGGCTCTGGCCTGTGCTGCGCCACCCCTCGTTGGCTGGTCCAG GTATATCCCTGAAGGCATGCAGTGCTCATGTGGGATCGACTACTACACGCTCAAGCCCGAGGTCAATAATGAGTCCTTCGTCATCTACATGTTTGTGGTCCACTTCACCATCCCTATGACCATCATCTTCTTCTGCTACGGGCAGCTGGTCTTCACGGTCAAGGAG GCGGCTGCCCAGCAACAGGAGTCAGCCACCACCCAGAAGGCGGAGAAGGAGGTCACCCGCATGGTCATCATCATGGTCATCGCGTTCCTGATCTGCTGGGTGCCCTATGCTAGCGTGGCCTTCTATATATTcacccaccagggctctgacttcGGGCCCATCCTCATGACCCTCCCAGCGTTCTTTGCCAAGAGCTCTGCCATCTACAACCCCGTCATCTACATTATGATGAATAAGCAG TTCCGGAACTGCATGCTCACCACCATCTGCTGCGGCAAGAACCCATTCGGTGAGGAAGAGGGCTCCACCACCGCCTCCAAGACGGAGACCAGCCAGGTGGCCCCGGCCTAA